The following DNA comes from Xiphophorus hellerii strain 12219 chromosome 5, Xiphophorus_hellerii-4.1, whole genome shotgun sequence.
TTTACTTCTGGTTGTATTGTTACAATCGACATGAATTCCAGACAAAATCCAAGATTAAGATGAAGATTTGACATTCACCACTCTCACCGTTTCTCTACTATTATTCAATGTTTTGTACGTTTTACTGCGTTTAACTACCGCCGCACACTTTGACCAATTTCAACAATTCCCACGTCAAATTAGTCCGGCTTCTTCTGGAGACTTCTACTGCgtcattttgtaatttcaacTTTCATACCGTTTATGATATTTCAACTCTCGTGCAAAATTCTGCCCCATTGAAAAGCGTTCGAGTTGTTCGGAGCTCCGcaaaattcagcaaaaacaCTTTGTGCTCTTTGACAGCTTACTTCAACTTAGAAACTCCAGTCAACTTTTAAAACAGGACAGCCATTGTTAGGCTGTCTTCAAAAGATTCAGCCAGCTTTTTGATATCTCTTGCACTTTTTCTAAAATCACAATTAAGTTTCTAggatgatttcttttttcttggtttgttttggaaTGTCACCCCTCTTCCTATTTCTTTcctgtgtttctcttttctgctctttttaggtctctctctctctctctctctctctctctctctctctctctctctctctctctctctcttcagctCCATCTTCTGGTCCATTCATTTAATTGAGAGAATGCTAACGAGCAGATTAGCATTCTCTCTAAACTGTCGCAAGATGTGGGGAAAGTAAAGAAGTGTACCTTCTCAAAGCAGTGTAGCTAATCCagactttttattattacttcatTGTCTAAACTGAGAAATGCAAATAATAGTTTAATATAACTTTTTCtgtaataatgataataatgaattgctaattaactctttatttttgtttcccagTGGATGTGGAGACGAACTCCAAGCCAACCGATGATGCTCCCAGTCGGAAACTTTGCAGGTTCATCCTCTGCTTGACGCTGTTAGTCTCTGCTTCTGTTTGAGTCAGAGTTTGTTAAGATGCGCTGATAAACTGAAATCAGTCAAATCAGCAGTTCTGACTTTCAGGGTGATGTGTGTTTCCTTGtatagttacattttatttggctcagctctttttttaaaaaaagatttctccTAATTGTGTTAATATGTTCTGCATTCCTATCCTGTGGCATGGTAAACTATCGATGTGTAAAATAGCACTTTTCTACCACTTCTAATACATTTTTGACTGATATTTATGTTCTGATAGCCCTACCTAGTTATTATAACATCACTTAAAAggagtctctctctctctctctctctctctctctctctctcatgtaGCTGAGAACGTGTTCTAATTTTCTGAGtctgaattttgagttttcattatCTGTGAGACATAATCAGCAAAATGACAAGAAACAAAGGCTTGAAATGTATGAGTAATgcttctaaataaaacattttatccgCTTTTTGAGAGGAAGAAATTTTGCACTTTTATACAAGTTTCTTATATTTTTAGGTCAGGAGGCCAGTCTCAGTTCtgttaaaaaaccaaaaaccaaacaCTAAGATCTAAACTAAgactctaaataaataaagctgatgCTTTCTACTTGCCACATTCCTTGACACTTGCACTAAACTACAAGACACTACTGAGCTTTCTTTCGGTTGATGCATTACAAAGACATGCTTTCtgcttgtcttgttttttcccTTCATGTCTGCTTGTGAAGGCGGGGCAGCTGTGACCAGGCAGAAACGGTTTGGTTTCGTATTGAAAATGACAGTTTCCTGACAAACATCCCCGGGAAGTGGATGTGAACGTCTGTCTCTGGGGTCTGCCGGTATCTATTACTGCAATCACTTCGACTGCGGTAACAGAATTTTCTTCAGCTTGTGTTTcactcaaaaaaaaacatctgcagagaTGAACTAAACTGACTAGATAGGAGCTTAATATCGACACATTTCAGATGCTTACAGACCGAGAGCCCATtaagcaaaaacaggaaatgtaaaaaaaaaaaaaaaacttaacagcAATTTTAAAATAGACCGAGAGCCCGTtaagcaaaaacaggaaatgtaataaaaaaaaaaaaaatgttcagggataacagcaattttaaaataatgttgccCTTAAGGTTTATAAATGAACAACtgttcatttataaaaaaaagtttcactttcaCATCCTGGCCACATTCACATCGTGGTGAAAAGTTCAGAGGCCGGATGTGTGCTAAGGAAACAAGCCGAGTTGCTGGCATTGCCTCACCCATCATGATCGAAGTCTAAAAACGGAGTGAAATATCAACGTTTAGTTTCTGACTCTTAAGAGAAGATTTTCTATATTTGTTTTCCACAAACTGCCTGGGAATTAAAATGCGTTCCAGTTTGGTTCTGCTGGCGGCTTCCTTCACCACTTTCTTCTGCTGCGTGAACACCTGCAGTAAGTAAAGAGTTTTCatctcttgtgtttttctgacgCAAAGCAACTTGAACTGCCTCGTTGTCCGAAATGAGCCCTCAAGTTTGTCAGTTGCAGCAATCTTCCCTTCTGAAAGCAAAAACGGTGAACCGGGAGTAACTTTAATGTCGAAGAGCTAATGGCAGCAATAGCTCCTCTACTGATATCctccatgatgctgccactgctgAGTTGCACAGCTAGAATGgtgcttttagtttttctccttttccaaAAGTAATtattggcccaaattttcagatttagcTTCATCAGACAAAAGGACATGTCTACAAAGATTTGTAAAAAAGATTAATTGTAGTAATTTATGTTGCTTTCAGAGATAAAACCTTCTTCCTCACTGAACGGCCTTTCAGCCCATGTTAGCATACGATAACAACGCTGTCCTACCAGTTTCAGCTGACATCTTTACAAAGTGTTTTGGGGTTGAGATGTTGTCACACCAAAACATGTGACACATGTGACACAGAACCTGAGGATGAGTTTGGTGTTTTGACTTCCATGCTGTTTTTATAAATGCATGCAGTTGAATCTGGGACCTTCGAGAATCTGGAAACCGTCACAACTTTCTTCATGGTATCTtgactgatttctttttctttcctccttaaTGTCATGCTAGGGGGGAGTGTATCTCAAAGGGCTGTCCTAAAATTCATCCACGTGTTCCTTCATGTTACTCGGCTGTCATAACTTAACCTGTCAGAAGCTCACAGAGCCATGACATCACCAACTGGGCCGTCACATGACCCCAACGGACCAACTTAAAATTCACATTGAACAATAAACCACAATAAATCCACTTTTGtgtcaaaattatttgttttcttcgTTTGAAAcctaagaaaatgttttcctcttgtttatttttgacgATTTCTTTGCTGAATTCTCTGTGTGGCTTCCATGTGTTGGACTGcggtgagttttatttttgttatttatgtatttatttatttttaggacaAACCGAATGGtgtcatttcattttacagGTTGCTAATTGATTAGCACAGACTAAAGTGGTGTCATTTCAGTCTGTAAGGTGGAACAGCtttagaaaagaataaaaaactttaCTTATCCCCAAGGGGACATTTCCTGACTCAAAGCAGCTGAACacgaaaacaaaatcaacaacacTTAGTCCTCAATAGTGATATAGCACAGGGAACACAGAGACGAGTTATaaagagtttaaagaaataaaaactaaatacaaaagTCCCGTTACTGAATTAGTCAATTAATTAGCCTCCCCATATATGTATCTGTTTGAACGAGCACATTGAGTCAGAATGGCTAAACTAAGAAATAAATactactaaaaataattttggctTTAAACTACGACTACCAACGTTACCAGGTTCTAGTTACCTAGTTCATAGGATGCATTCAACAATGCTGAGTCGTAAATGCCAGTGTAAAGATGAGCGAGGAGATTCAGATCGGTAAATTTGGCCTTAAAAAACACCGCGGTCAGAGCGCGCGCCCTCGATACGGCGATACCGTGTGCGAATCCCGTCCTCGGTTTCTATACCGCGTGTATTTCTGTCCTTATTCCTGTCAGATTGACGTCAAATAGAGTCGACCAGaggcaaaaaaccaaaaaacaacgGCGGAGAGTTTTAGTATTAAGGTAGCATGTAGCTAATTTATTGCAAAGGTGAATTATCCTTCCACCGAAGCACAGTTAgcattattttgtttgaaaaaaaaaggagacttttttttcaaaaaaattgcCTTCATATGAAAATCTGGAAAATGGAGATGtgtttgagacaataaaacattgtcaaatgttttctttggaaagcatacatttttacattccAAGCTTACAAAGTTAAGCATAttgattcatcatgattaatcacagCGCTAGAGTAATTCATCTGATAAACTTTTTACAATCAATTGATAGCAATAGCTATGAGATAGGTGTTGAGATACTTTTTATAAGACGTGTCATGTTTGCCACAGAAGCTGAAATCTGTACAGAATTATTTCACACTAATGACAGGTTACAGTTTGTGAAATATATACTGTTTTTTGGATTTGTAAcaactacaaaaacacataaatcaaGCCATCAAGGtactcaaatatatattatttatttaaaaatagaacattaactttgtaaaatatgtttttaaccagacattattattatttttttatgtctgtccTTTAGTTAAGCAGTTTTTAAAGCAACTTGCTTAGATGTTTGTAGTGTTTAACGTATCGCCATCATCTTTCTCTTTGGTACCAGGTAAACGGCTTTGCGATTTAATTTGATCTGTGATTGTGTATTTCTATTTGTCTGAACAAATGTTTGTAGTTGATCAGAGTAGATATTTTCAGCCAATATTGAAAAGCATGCTCTAACTTGCAAAGTATCTCACTGAGAACTGAAACGAAAACTAAGATGTACTGCAAATGATCACATCTGTAATTGTTTCATGTTGGCTATTATGGCTGATTTTATATTCAGTATTTACTGTTTCTCACAGATTACAGCTGTCCAGATAAACCTGTGATGACTCCATCCAGGCTGGTGGTGAAGTTCGGTGATCCAGCCTCTGCTACATGTGTAGCCTGTCAGAAGACCTGTTTTCCCCTGGAAGACAGTATTATAAATATGGAAGCTTCTCTTGGAACTCCTCACAAAAATGGAAGCACAGTGACCTGGACAGTGAACCAAACGACTGAGTGGGATTTAACTCCAAAGTGCTACTATACTACCATAATGAATGATCAGTGTTGCACCAACCTGCCTGTTACTGTCTACAGTAAGTTAATGTTGCCAAAGCATTTAGAGTTTTTCACcatgatatatatttttatgtttaaatgttttaaacattaatttcatTGCTTGATGTTACAAACTGGTATTGctcttattgtttttattttttattattctccccagaacctccagaaaGTGTGTCCTTCGGCTTAAACCCCTCTGGACCTCTGACTGAGGGTTCAGAGGTCACGCTGCAGTGTGATGTACAGAACGTCGCTCCGGCTGAAAACCTCACTGTGACCTTTTACAGAGGTCACAGGCTTCTGGGTCAAGTGAAAAGCAACAATACCGCAAAGAAACCAGTTAATGAGACATTTTCTATGAGCtacaacaacacaaaagaagATAATGGAGTCCAGTTCTGGTGTGAAGCCAAGCTGGAACTGGGAGCTGAAGGACCACAGCCCCCTCTAGTGGTGAAATCAAAGGAGACCACTGCTACAGTTCATTGTAAGTTGAGAGACACACATGTACAACATATATTAAAACGTTACTGAAAAGCACATTTATTCAGTAAATCGAGCCAACTGACACACATTAGATAATATTTTACACAGACTGATGATTCCAGACttaatttgtgttatttataaTGTTCTACTCacatttaatggaaatacaTTTAGTATTAGAATATTGTATCagacttataaaaaatatttaattcagaaatgtgaACATAATGAGAAGCATGTTTACTACCTGCTTAAAGGTAGTTAGTCTTAACAAGTACTTTTAATCTAACATACAAGACTCATCACCATCTTCTCACTACTTTGAAACAACCATGAAGAATCGTCTTTTTCAGTCTTTACATACATGATTGTGAGCAGATGTTCTGCAAGTGGAGATTATAAGTAAGCAGATGATTTGGTGAAAGACGTCCCTTGAAATGTGGAAGCATTTGTCCGACAGTAAATCTTGGTGTTTTTCCACGtatagggatttttttttctcatgtgttCTGTTGTGTTTGAATTACTCCATTTTGTTTCCCTCTTTGTTGTAAAAACACAGACGGACCTGAGCTGAAGGTTCCGGTTGATCCCGCTCCGATCAGCATCATTAGAGGAGAACCTCTCCATTTGACCTGCTTGGCTGAAGGAAACCCCAAACCTCGGTACAACTGGACGCTGCCGTCCAACAGAGGCCATATCAGTGTGACCGATCTGAAAATCGACTCAGTGGATTTTCAGGACGGAGGGCAATATGTCTGCACCGCCAGCAACATTGTGAACTCCGTCAGTGTTAGATTTGACGTAACAGTCCAAGGTGAGATTCCTCAGGATTAGTTTCCaaagtttttaacatttcagagAAATGAGCCGCAGTACTTCTTCCAGTATTATTATTTAGCTTGAACTCACATCACCCCAAGAAGGAAGTTTGACTGTTTGGCTATTTTGAATCTTCTCTGTTCCCCCTTTCTctacttttctgcagaaaacgTCATTCCGTACATAATAGGTGCCGTAGTAGCTACTGCGGCTCTGATATTGATCGGCTCAGGAGTCATCTACGGTTGTTATTACAAACAGAACAAGATGGGAGAATACCGACCAACAGACGCTTTCTGTTTGGGCGAAGTGCGTCACAACACAGTTATTCTATGATGGTAGATGGTTTCAGTGTTGTAAGAAAGTTACAGGAACTCTTTACATCTGGAATCTGCATGTTTTACACTCAAGACTACCATGGATTGCAGTTATTTCCTCTTAGCTATTTGTACTTTGTGgtattttttaatcatctttgttccctttttctcttattttctgcagaaaacagCCACGCGTGCATAATAGGTGGCACaatagctgctgtggttgtgctTTCGATCGCCGTTGCCGTTGCAGTCTACATCTTTTACtacaaaccaaagaaaatggGAGAGAGCCAACTATAGGACATTCACCTTTATGACACAGTGCATCATGGAGGGAAAATCTGAGGCTGGAAGAGGCTTAGGTCCAGTGACACTGAGTCAGCTTGGTGTTGTTACAAGTTCTTCCGTTTCCAATGAAGGACATAAATTCTGCTTCCTGCATGGAAATGCTGACTTGCTCCTTCTTGGACGGTTGggttttctgttgtgtttggCTCAAACTTATGTTTCTATTTAGCTCATTTCCTTGTTGCTAATGTTTGCCATGTTAGCTAAGACCAttgtaataaatattacattgaccattgtaataaatattacaaTGGTCTTAGGGGGTTAGGGTTAACTCTTACcttacccctaaccctaaccctacgtTCTATGTACAATTTAATTTGGACAGTGTATTGGTATTATGTCTTAGTGGTGGGAAACGTCTTACTTTCCGACTTAAACGTaggatttaaaatgacttccTATTCATTTATGCCACCTCAAAACTTCTGTCTTAAAAATATCTGTCCGTTTCGTGTTGATTGGATGATCTAAAGCAGTGGTTgctaaacattttatgataCGTCAGTAAATACTGTATGTCAAGCCCTGTGTCATCTCTTATGCTCTTTTCTGTCTAGCCCTCCCCTCAggttttttaaaagattaatagctgtgtttccatcggaaatgaatgcaaaattttgcaattgcagtgattccatgaaataaaaatcacagttttgtgaaatatattaattttgatACGGCCCAAAAAACATCCTTGTCTTAGtgcaaaaatctttttatcGAGAAACATGAGTTGTATTCTTCTAAACTCATGTTTAGTGAGtgggattgtttttttctaattgttttcacaaatacatttttaaaattatttttttaattctaattaTACGGTCAGTGGTCAGCGGTTGCTGATGGCTCATCTGGTTTCTGGAAGTAGTCATTCCaagacattaaataaattactctGCCTTTCTATTTCCTCATGTTCATGTCCAGATTTTTGGCGTGTTAAACCTGTTTTGTACTCTGACTTACTCAGCCGAATGTAATCTGaattaaatgcaatttaatTTACATTGAACTCCACTCAGTCCATGCTCCACTCATGGACTGAGTGGCACATGATTCAATAATAATCCCTTCTACTTTACGATGTAATAAACAAACGTGACGCCCTGATGGAAGCGTataaacaagacattttcttacaaatcactttgatatatatatatacatatatatatttaacccctccaggggctcttttgtgggctctagtgtcccttatatgacagtagactgacaggaaacagggaaggagaggggggaagacatgcggcaaatgtcgtcgggtccgggagtcgaacccgtgacggccgcgtcgaggactcaaggcctccaaatacgggtcgcgctaaccgctacgccaccacggcacgcccccactttgatatattttgatatattttctgCTCGTTTCTAAGTTTGGAGTTATCAAGGAAAACAACAGCCGTTGCTCACTGTGGTTTATTTTTGAACTTTTGACCTTTATGTGAAAAGTCCCTCCCTTTCCTCCCTCCGTTTGCTTTGGCTTCCATTTTcggagaaaacaacaaaccagCCGTCTGTATTTCAACGCAGTTATAATTTAATCTGTTACATCGTCGTCTTGTTCTGTGTTTAATGTGAGACCAATTGTAGAGAAAAATGTGAGAGTGATTTGCATTGTTTTCTGTCGACCCCAGCTCAAAGTGTTTGTAAAAACTCTCCGACTCGTTGATCTGCAGGCGCCTGTTGTTGTTGTGAACAGGACAgatccaaaccagcagccacgCTGATCATTTGCTTTGATTGCAGCAGACTTTGATTGTGTCACGTGGTTTGATAAAAGGATTTCTGTTACTTAAAGGTTTAATGATCACAAAGTGCAAGTCTTTGTGAAATTAGGaaaaaatatctgtattttttacttttctgtgcCATTACTAACGACAGAAAGGCGATAAAATTCAGTGTGTATAGTTTGAAGCTTGGGGAGACCCAGATAAAGGCGGGAAAGAATAGATGGTAATGTgtaacatttatatatatataaaaataaaccaagaaGTTAAACAGAACTTACAGGAACCGAGACAAAGGAACAAGTCAGAAGGAACCGTGGTGAGGAATGGCAGAAAACTGGAGGTGCTCCACTAGGAGGGCCAGGTTTTCGATTTCTCCCCAGAAAGGCTGAAACAGGGCCACAAGACCctgtccaaactgacgactctgatggctcaaattagcctccattcatccattcttctattcttctattgttctattgtacatgtggtcgttgaccgtcaggccagaaggtagggatgtgaatagtccatgttgggggtgggtatctatgatacctacaactggtcagtttagttttgaagcatacatgaagtgtttttggagagatgtgactttttgcagctgatccatgatgttgtgctgcattatccaggtcattttgccaaatgtacatagagtttgcaaaacatactgTGAGAGAATGGACATCAGATGTAATTACACCCCCtcccttttctgtttgtttatttgcttccaTTTTTCTTATCCTGGCTGTGCTGTTAAGCTCCACTTATCTTACTGAGATGCACTGGACTGCAGTGACAACGCTTCGCCACCAGTGGGCACATAGAGCACGGTGAGCAGCACTCCTGACGCAGCGAGCCAACTGCAATTAAGCGTAGCAACGGCTGGTCAGTGAAGGCGCTCACTGTCGCTCTCATGTTTCCACAGGTAAATGTCAATTAGCGCTGCTGTTTATGTCTCTTGTGGAGAAGGTGGGCTAGGGCGGACTAGCGAGGTATATATGTGGAAGTGTTTAGTTAATTATTTGACttgtattgtaaatatttattatttgactCATGTCGTAAATATGTATTTGTGAGCGAGCCAACGGCAATTAAGCGTAGCAACGGCTGGTCAGTGAAGGCGCTCACTGTCGCTCTCATGTTTCCACAgcaattgtcaaaataaaagaacctgCGCAACACCacactgatttattattaagtGTGCAacaatacaatctgtttcaaaaagtatgcaaaggtttttctaaaagaaatgagtaatgtttctctttgaaataaaactaagagggtataaaatgacgaaatttcgttctgtatacaccctgtgcattgaaaatgacaacaaagtcagtctaagtcgaag
Coding sequences within:
- the LOC116720196 gene encoding vascular cell adhesion protein 1-like isoform X1 — encoded protein: MRSSLVLLAASFTTFFCCVNTCNYSCPDKPVMTPSRLVVKFGDPASATCVACQKTCFPLEDSIINMEASLGTPHKNGSTVTWTVNQTTEWDLTPKCYYTTIMNDQCCTNLPVTVYKPPESVSFGLNPSGPLTEGSEVTLQCDVQNVAPAENLTVTFYRGHRLLGQVKSNNTAKKPVNETFSMSYNNTKEDNGVQFWCEAKLELGAEGPQPPLVVKSKETTATVHYGPELKVPVDPAPISIIRGEPLHLTCLAEGNPKPRYNWTLPSNRGHISVTDLKIDSVDFQDGGQYVCTASNIVNSVSVRFDVTVQENVIPYIIGAVVATAALILIGSGVIYGCYYKQNKMGEYRPTDAFCLGEVRHNTVIL
- the LOC116720196 gene encoding vascular cell adhesion protein 1-like isoform X2 is translated as MRSSLVLLAASFTTFFCCVNTCNYSCPDKPVMTPSRLVVKFGDPASATCVACQKTCFPLEDSIINMEASLGTPHKNGSTVTWTVNQTTEWDLTPKCYYTTIMNDQCCTNLPVTVYKPPESVSFGLNPSGPLTEGSEVTLQCDVQNVAPAENLTVTFYRGHRLLGQVKSNNTAKKPVNETFSMSYNNTKEDNGVQFWCEAKLELGAEGPQPPLVVKSKETTATVHYGPELKVPVDPAPISIIRGEPLHLTCLAEGNPKPRYNWTLPSNRGHISVTDLKIDSVDFQDGGQYVCTASNIVNSVSVRFDVTVQENVIPYIIGAVVATAALILIGSGVIYGCYYKQNKMGEYRPTDAFCLGEKTATRA
- the LOC116720196 gene encoding vascular cell adhesion protein 1-like isoform X3 — protein: MRSSLVLLAASFTTFFCCVNTCNYSCPDKPVMTPSRLVVKFGDPASATCVACQKTCFPLEDSIINMEASLGTPHKNGSTVTWTVNQTTEWDLTPKCYYTTIMNDQCCTNLPVTVYKPPESVSFGLNPSGPLTEGSEVTLQCDVQNVAPAENLTVTFYRGHRLLGQVKSNNTAKKPVNETFSMSYNNTKEDNGVQFWCEAKLELGAEGPQPPLVVKSKETTATVHYGPELKVPVDPAPISIIRGEPLHLTCLAEGNPKPRYNWTLPSNRGHISVTDLKIDSVDFQDGGQYVCTASNIVNSVSVRFDVTVQENSHACIIGGTIAAVVVLSIAVAVAVYIFYYKPKKMGESQL